The Polycladomyces zharkentensis genome includes a window with the following:
- the era gene encoding GTPase Era, which produces MSEGHKSGFVALIGRPNVGKSTLMNHIIGQKVAIMSDKPQTTRNQIRGVYTDERGQIIFLDTPGIHKPKSKLGEYLVKTAQNALEEVDLVLFLVDASEGLGPGDRYIIEHLKGIKTPVFLVINKIDQVHPDDLLPLIDQYRQLHDFAEFVPISALQGNNTSTLVRLIFERLPEGPAYYPADQVTDHPERFIVGELIREKVLFLTREEIPHSVAVIVEEMKQRDNGAVYVRATIYTERDSQKGILIGKRGSMLKEVGRLAREEIERLFGSKVFLDLWVKVKKDWRNEEFLLRQFGYREED; this is translated from the coding sequence ATGAGTGAAGGGCATAAATCGGGGTTTGTGGCGTTGATCGGCCGCCCCAACGTGGGGAAATCGACGCTGATGAACCACATCATCGGCCAGAAAGTGGCGATCATGTCGGACAAGCCGCAGACGACGCGGAACCAGATTCGCGGCGTATATACCGACGAACGCGGACAGATCATTTTTCTGGATACGCCCGGCATCCATAAACCCAAATCCAAACTGGGCGAATACTTGGTGAAAACGGCGCAAAACGCGTTGGAGGAAGTGGATTTGGTACTGTTCCTGGTTGATGCGAGCGAAGGACTGGGACCCGGTGATCGATACATCATCGAACACCTGAAGGGGATCAAAACGCCGGTCTTTCTGGTGATCAACAAAATCGACCAGGTTCATCCCGACGATCTGTTGCCGCTGATCGACCAGTACCGGCAACTGCACGACTTCGCGGAGTTTGTCCCCATTTCCGCGTTGCAGGGGAACAACACGTCCACGCTGGTACGGTTGATTTTCGAACGCTTGCCGGAAGGACCGGCTTACTATCCGGCAGACCAGGTGACGGATCACCCGGAGCGATTTATCGTCGGCGAACTGATCCGGGAAAAGGTGCTGTTTCTCACGCGCGAGGAAATTCCGCATTCCGTCGCGGTGATCGTGGAGGAGATGAAACAGCGCGATAACGGAGCCGTCTACGTTCGTGCCACCATTTACACCGAGCGGGATTCGCAAAAGGGCATCCTGATCGGCAAACGGGGCAGCATGCTCAAAGAAGTGGGCAGACTGGCGCGGGAGGAAATCGAGCGCCTCTTCGGCAGCAAGGTTTTCCTCGATTTATGGGTGAAAGTGAAGAAGGACTGGCGCAACGAAGAATTTCTCCTGCGGCAGTTCGGCTATCGGGAAGAGGATTGA
- a CDS encoding cytidine deaminase: MERLIEAAKQAREQAYVPYSRFRVGAALLTDEGTIFTGCNVENASYGLTNCAERTALFKAVSEGARRFAGIAVVADTEWPVSPCGACRQVLFELCPPDMKVWLANLKGDVTETTVGELLPGAFGKGDLRDE; encoded by the coding sequence ATGGAGCGATTGATCGAAGCAGCGAAACAAGCGCGCGAGCAAGCCTATGTTCCCTATTCGCGGTTCCGGGTTGGAGCCGCTTTGTTGACGGACGAGGGAACCATATTTACGGGGTGCAACGTGGAAAACGCCTCGTACGGACTGACCAATTGTGCGGAACGGACGGCGCTGTTCAAAGCGGTGTCCGAAGGCGCCCGCCGATTTGCCGGGATTGCCGTGGTGGCGGATACGGAGTGGCCGGTTTCCCCCTGCGGTGCTTGCCGCCAGGTATTGTTTGAATTGTGCCCTCCGGACATGAAGGTGTGGTTGGCCAACCTCAAAGGTGACGTGACCGAAACAACAGTGGGGGAATTGTTGCCCGGCGCGTTCGGAAAGGGGGATTTGCGTGATGAGTGA
- a CDS encoding diacylglycerol kinase, with amino-acid sequence MWLGKVIRSFRYALEGLRYTLVTQRNMRVHFLSALGVLLLSLYLPLTKAEALLLFVTIILVLVAELFNTAVESVVDMVTEEFHPLAKVAKDVAAGAVLLCAGLAVVVGVSVFWPYLDKLFSAYFKGSHYPLNIGLAAIIAFDFFLTLMIKGWMHRLDRARWEPSITTSLAFCIATSLVLIIGQLLVTILVYLMALLLTGTRYRMHDRAEPVILGALLGIVVAVIGVQML; translated from the coding sequence ATGTGGTTGGGCAAAGTGATCCGAAGTTTTCGATATGCGCTGGAAGGGTTGCGGTATACGCTGGTCACCCAGCGCAATATGCGTGTCCACTTTCTCAGTGCATTGGGCGTGTTGCTGTTAAGTTTGTACCTGCCGTTGACCAAGGCGGAAGCACTGTTGCTATTCGTCACCATCATCCTGGTGTTGGTGGCCGAATTGTTCAACACTGCCGTCGAATCGGTAGTGGACATGGTCACCGAAGAATTCCACCCGTTGGCCAAAGTGGCCAAAGACGTCGCCGCCGGCGCTGTATTGTTGTGCGCCGGTCTGGCTGTGGTGGTCGGCGTCAGTGTGTTCTGGCCCTATCTGGACAAACTGTTCTCCGCATATTTCAAAGGCTCCCATTATCCGCTCAACATCGGTCTTGCCGCGATTATCGCGTTTGACTTTTTCCTCACGCTCATGATCAAGGGTTGGATGCATCGATTGGATCGTGCACGTTGGGAACCCAGCATCACAACTTCCCTCGCTTTCTGCATCGCCACCTCGCTGGTCTTGATTATTGGTCAATTGCTGGTTACGATTTTGGTGTATTTGATGGCCCTCTTGCTGACGGGAACGAGATACCGCATGCATGACCGGGCAGAACCGGTGATCCTGGGTGCGCTGCTGGGAATCGTGGTAGCGGTCATCGGCGTGCAAATGCTGTAG
- the ybeY gene encoding rRNA maturation RNase YbeY codes for MSITIDLNVETDLTESQRAALVWIERCLAAGAEIEQLPSAEVSVTLLDNEAIRRLNHEYRDVDRPTDVLSFPLWEPDEEWETTDGEPVPLGDIFISIPRAVEQAAEYGHSFERELGFLAVHGFLHLLGYDHGTEAEEKEMFTRQEEILERVGLKR; via the coding sequence ATGAGCATCACGATTGACCTCAATGTGGAAACCGATTTGACGGAATCCCAGCGTGCGGCACTGGTATGGATCGAACGGTGTCTGGCGGCGGGAGCGGAGATCGAACAATTGCCGTCTGCCGAAGTGTCCGTCACGTTGTTGGATAATGAGGCCATTCGCCGGTTGAACCACGAATACCGGGATGTGGACCGGCCCACGGATGTGTTGTCCTTCCCGTTGTGGGAGCCGGATGAGGAATGGGAAACCACGGACGGGGAGCCGGTTCCGTTGGGCGACATTTTCATCTCCATTCCACGTGCAGTGGAGCAAGCAGCGGAGTACGGACACTCATTCGAACGGGAACTGGGATTTCTCGCGGTACACGGTTTTTTGCATCTCTTGGGGTATGATCACGGCACGGAAGCGGAAGAAAAAGAGATGTTTACACGTCAGGAGGAGATTTTGGAACGAGTCGGCTTGAAAAGGTAG